In Synechococcus sp. PCC 6312, one genomic interval encodes:
- a CDS encoding MarR family winged helix-turn-helix transcriptional regulator has translation MDQQITPLDSTVLQQVVSGCACFQLRKATRVITKHFDDALRPTGLLITQFTVLAALGLAGVVSIHELADILVMDRTTLTRNLQPLERQGWITIAPGLDQRTRLVYLTPKGEQILSQAFPLWQQAQATIEASLGQSQWQLLQASLGAATTTIQS, from the coding sequence ATGGATCAACAAATTACGCCCCTCGACTCAACGGTCCTACAGCAGGTGGTGTCTGGATGTGCTTGTTTTCAACTCCGGAAGGCAACACGGGTGATCACGAAACATTTTGACGATGCCCTCAGACCCACTGGCCTGTTGATTACGCAGTTCACAGTTTTAGCCGCTCTGGGCCTGGCAGGTGTGGTTTCAATCCATGAGCTAGCCGATATTCTGGTGATGGATCGGACGACCTTGACCCGCAACCTGCAACCTCTGGAACGCCAAGGCTGGATCACGATTGCCCCAGGCCTGGATCAGCGCACTCGCCTCGTTTATCTCACTCCCAAAGGAGAACAGATATTGAGTCAAGCCTTTCCCCTTTGGCAACAGGCCCAGGCCACCATTGAAGCATCCCTTGGCCAATCCCAATGGCAACTGCTCCAGGCCAGCTTAGGGGCAGCAACAACCACGATCCAGTCCTAA
- the cobN gene encoding cobaltochelatase subunit CobN, whose protein sequence is MHRIVNLTNQNVTNSNGETVNFIRQTPAPIFFLTTADTDIHVLSQAWTRLPQDFPTVRVMNYLNLQQQIVIDDYAEAVLAQAEVIVLRLLGGRAYWSYGLEVLQTTVADSGAKLIVLPGDDRPDLELMSLSSLPLEQVDQLWRYFLEGGVENMTQALLFLGFTCLDTPQIPALPQPVPRVGIMAWNSQVELAETAPKVGILFYRAHYLAGNTAPITALCQALSEKGLQPIPVYAQSLQDETIQAELLKLLAPNDTSKIDLILNTTSFSIARLDLAQTDTERGLEFWQALDVPVIQVILSGSGLATWQEDILGLSPRDLAMNVVLPEVDGRIISRAISFKSGELYDQELETAIIGYQPEPSRIDFVAELAAHWGKLRRLNNADKKVALILANYPAKDGRIANGVGLDTPASCVKILHELKASGYDLGAQELPNTGDELIQQLMKSITHDPESCYRPVNQSFRIQEYKNWFKSQSETIQQKLETYYPQPQQDIPIPGLVFGNIFIGIQPPRGNDLDPNTNYHNPELLPTPNYLSFYLWIRHSFQANAVIHIGKHGNLEWLPGKSVALSNQCFPELALGPLPNFYPFIVNDPGEGCQAKRRSQAVIIDHLTPPMTQAGLYGPLDELSQVLDEYYEAEQLDPPRLPLLKDRIDELIKVLHLDQDLAHLAPAESGDWQAWLNQTDGYLCELRDAQIRDGLHILGQCPENSQLRDLIFAIARSPNRIHLGLTRSLAIDLGFDCDPLTTPATEPSPDPKFRTVGDWTAALDHQASLLIDRLLTQDVPTNLGRETNKVLAWIADSLLPNLRRTNEELTQLLRGLDGCYIPSGPSGAPTRGRPDVLPTGRNFYAVDLRAIPTEVAWDLGRKAAEAVIERYTQEQGEFPKTLGLSVWGTATMRTGGDDIAEALALLGVMPVWDGPSRRVVDLDVIPFTLLGRPRVDVTLRISGFFRDAFPNLIQLFDDAVNLVASLNEPPEQNPLAAHVQTEITTAVDQGINLTTAETQARLRIFGSPPGAYGAGLQGLIDNPQAWNDTTDLAQAYINWSSTAYTGTGQSQPAPKAFQNRLAQMQIVLHNQDNREHDLLDSDDYYQFQGGLTAAVNLLNEQAPTVYFGDHGQTENPKIRALTEELARVYRSRVINPKWIAGVMRHGYKGATELAATVDFLFGFAATTQTIPNHMFAGVAQAYVFDPVVQDFLQAKNPHVLRDIAERLLEAEKRGLWTEVEPSCKDQLRAILHQAEAKIETYGVT, encoded by the coding sequence ATGCATCGAATTGTTAATTTAACCAATCAGAATGTAACCAATAGCAACGGCGAAACTGTTAATTTTATTCGCCAAACCCCGGCCCCGATTTTCTTCCTGACCACCGCCGATACTGATATTCACGTCCTTTCCCAGGCCTGGACCCGCTTACCCCAGGATTTTCCCACCGTCCGGGTGATGAATTACTTGAACCTCCAGCAGCAAATTGTTATTGATGATTATGCCGAAGCGGTCTTAGCCCAGGCCGAGGTGATTGTTTTGCGGCTTTTGGGGGGGCGGGCCTATTGGTCTTATGGCTTAGAGGTCTTACAAACCACGGTGGCCGATTCGGGTGCGAAGTTGATTGTCTTGCCCGGAGATGATCGCCCGGATTTGGAATTAATGAGTTTGTCGAGTTTGCCCCTAGAGCAGGTGGATCAACTGTGGCGATATTTTCTTGAAGGCGGGGTGGAAAATATGACCCAGGCCCTGTTGTTTCTCGGCTTTACCTGTCTGGATACACCCCAAATTCCAGCCTTACCGCAACCTGTGCCTAGAGTCGGAATCATGGCCTGGAACAGTCAAGTTGAGTTAGCCGAAACAGCCCCAAAAGTTGGAATTTTGTTTTACCGCGCGCATTATTTAGCAGGAAATACCGCACCGATTACCGCCCTCTGCCAGGCCCTGAGCGAAAAAGGATTACAACCGATTCCCGTCTATGCCCAATCCCTTCAAGATGAAACCATCCAGGCCGAACTACTTAAACTTTTAGCTCCAAATGACACCAGCAAAATTGATCTGATTCTCAATACCACCAGTTTTTCCATTGCCCGCCTTGATTTAGCCCAAACCGATACAGAACGGGGCCTGGAGTTTTGGCAAGCCTTGGATGTCCCCGTGATTCAAGTCATTCTCAGTGGCAGTGGCCTGGCAACGTGGCAGGAGGATATTTTGGGGTTGAGTCCGCGGGATTTGGCGATGAATGTGGTCTTGCCAGAAGTGGATGGGCGGATTATTAGTCGGGCAATTTCGTTTAAGTCGGGAGAACTTTACGATCAAGAGTTAGAAACAGCCATTATTGGTTATCAGCCGGAACCGAGTCGCATTGATTTTGTTGCCGAGTTAGCTGCCCATTGGGGCAAGTTGAGAAGGCTTAATAATGCTGACAAAAAAGTTGCCCTAATTCTCGCAAACTATCCCGCTAAAGATGGCCGAATTGCTAACGGTGTTGGTTTAGATACCCCGGCCAGTTGTGTCAAAATTCTTCACGAACTTAAAGCTTCCGGATATGATTTGGGCGCTCAAGAATTACCGAACACTGGCGATGAACTGATTCAACAGTTAATGAAAAGTATCACCCACGATCCAGAGAGTTGTTATCGTCCTGTAAATCAATCTTTTAGAATTCAAGAATATAAAAATTGGTTCAAGTCACAATCTGAAACTATTCAACAAAAACTTGAAACCTATTATCCCCAACCCCAACAGGATATTCCCATCCCAGGCCTGGTATTTGGCAATATTTTTATCGGCATTCAACCCCCACGCGGTAACGACTTAGACCCGAATACGAATTATCACAATCCTGAACTGCTACCCACCCCAAACTATCTCAGTTTCTATCTTTGGATTCGCCATAGTTTCCAGGCCAATGCGGTGATTCATATCGGTAAACATGGCAATTTAGAATGGCTTCCCGGAAAAAGTGTGGCTCTCTCGAATCAATGTTTTCCCGAACTTGCCCTCGGGCCACTGCCGAATTTTTACCCGTTTATTGTCAATGACCCCGGAGAAGGCTGCCAGGCCAAGCGGCGTTCCCAAGCTGTAATTATTGACCATCTCACCCCCCCGATGACCCAGGCCGGGCTTTATGGGCCGTTGGATGAACTCAGCCAAGTTCTCGATGAATACTACGAAGCTGAACAACTCGATCCGCCTCGTTTACCACTCCTTAAAGACCGGATTGATGAATTGATTAAGGTTTTGCATTTGGATCAGGATTTAGCGCACCTTGCACCGGCTGAGAGTGGAGATTGGCAGGCCTGGTTGAATCAAACCGATGGCTATTTATGTGAACTCCGGGATGCCCAAATTCGAGATGGGTTGCATATTTTGGGTCAATGTCCTGAAAACAGCCAACTCCGGGATTTAATTTTTGCCATTGCTCGCTCCCCTAATCGGATTCATCTCGGTTTAACTCGTTCTTTAGCAATAGATTTAGGGTTTGATTGTGATCCCTTAACCACCCCTGCCACAGAACCCAGTCCTGATCCCAAATTTCGCACCGTGGGGGATTGGACAGCCGCACTAGATCACCAGGCCAGTTTACTGATTGATCGCCTTCTCACTCAAGACGTACCAACTAATTTAGGCAGAGAAACTAACAAGGTCTTGGCCTGGATTGCTGATAGTTTACTGCCCAATCTCCGCCGCACCAATGAAGAACTGACTCAATTGTTACGGGGTTTAGATGGCTGCTATATTCCCAGTGGCCCCAGCGGCGCGCCAACCCGTGGCAGACCTGATGTATTACCCACAGGACGCAATTTTTATGCCGTCGATTTAAGAGCAATTCCCACCGAAGTGGCCTGGGATTTAGGTCGCAAAGCTGCCGAAGCCGTGATTGAGCGCTACACCCAAGAACAGGGAGAATTTCCCAAAACCCTCGGTCTTTCGGTCTGGGGTACAGCCACCATGCGCACCGGGGGAGACGACATTGCTGAAGCTTTAGCTCTCTTGGGAGTGATGCCGGTTTGGGATGGGCCGAGTCGCCGGGTCGTGGATTTAGACGTTATACCTTTCACGCTTTTAGGCCGTCCCCGAGTAGATGTGACGTTACGAATTTCCGGCTTTTTTCGGGATGCCTTTCCCAACCTGATTCAACTCTTTGATGATGCCGTGAACTTAGTCGCTAGTCTGAATGAACCGCCGGAGCAAAACCCCTTAGCGGCCCATGTTCAAACTGAAATCACCACGGCTGTAGATCAGGGTATTAATTTAACCACCGCCGAAACCCAGGCCAGGTTACGGATTTTTGGATCCCCCCCCGGAGCCTATGGAGCTGGATTACAAGGCTTAATTGACAACCCCCAGGCCTGGAATGACACCACCGATCTGGCCCAAGCCTATATCAACTGGAGCAGCACTGCCTATACCGGAACCGGCCAAAGCCAACCTGCCCCAAAAGCCTTTCAAAATCGCCTGGCCCAAATGCAAATCGTCCTCCACAACCAAGACAATCGAGAACATGATCTTCTTGATTCTGATGATTACTACCAATTTCAAGGGGGATTAACAGCGGCGGTAAATCTCCTTAACGAACAAGCTCCAACGGTTTATTTTGGCGATCATGGCCAGACCGAAAACCCAAAAATCCGCGCCCTGACTGAAGAACTCGCCCGTGTCTATCGTTCCCGTGTGATTAACCCAAAATGGATCGCTGGAGTCATGCGTCATGGGTATAAAGGAGCCACAGAACTGGCCGCCACCGTGGATTTTCTCTTTGGTTTTGCTGCCACCACCCAGACCATCCCCAATCATATGTTTGCCGGAGTCGCCCAGGCCTATGTCTTTGATCCGGTCGTCCAGGATTTTCTCCAGGCCAAGAATCCCCATGTTTTACGGGATATTGCCGAGCGATTATTAGAAGCGGAAAAACGGGGCCTGTGGACAGAGGTAGAGCCAAGTTGCAAAGATCAATTACGGGCCATTTTGCACCAGGCCGAAGCCAAAATTGAGACTTATGGGGTTACTTGA
- a CDS encoding ATP-binding protein, protein MSPDTAIIFSQTLPAGKYGQFAAVLLAQTQELGERVVIQDTGDPLPEQNLMGLANEDSFGAEFPNLTNPGLGETENFTAIVAPDFTALLTAQATPLPGFLRLQLTFAPQLVREFLQSLPRQLQWPEYQSGASTPVLQVTQTILAELLNLCAADLSPQTSICQPQVNLAVQQRMQRERLIHQITTQIRQSLDLPATLNTAVSQIREFLQADRVLILQAMAENQGEVTYEAQRDEAWSSLLGVGDIPWGPDPVNWQQFRDGEILALPDITVNHQQNGVWVEFWQSYQVQSLLLVPIVVQGKVWGGLMAHACQQPRVWYPQEQEFLSHVCNHISIAIYQSQLYSQLQQQKISLEDRVAERTQALRQSLLAAEAAHRVKSDFLATISHELRSPLTCVIGMSATLLRWPLGPLTEKQRQYLETIHASGTHLLELINRILELSQVEVGQAALRIQSFSLGQLARQVRQRVRALAMAAQLNLKLELDIPAHLDTFTADPHRLQQVLIHLLTNAIKFTPAQGSVTLRVECDGQEARFAVSDTGIGIPSHLQPLLFQLFQQLDTPYRRRHEGMGLGLAFVQQIVDLHQGTITVQSREDHGSTFFVSIPLQAWESSLTALPIPASEGRIILIEEQEDTATLICELLTAAGYQVIWVTDPVIEQLSHFQPWLIIVSQRLDRFNLNRLVEHLQAAPSPQPTKVILLCPPGASLTLPETGSEPEPSYLRADACLHYPLDPEELLTQVTALIQPERKSLFTAASVP, encoded by the coding sequence GTGTCACCGGATACGGCCATAATCTTTTCGCAAACCTTGCCTGCGGGGAAGTATGGGCAATTTGCCGCCGTGCTTCTGGCTCAGACTCAAGAGCTAGGGGAGCGGGTTGTGATTCAAGATACGGGTGATCCGTTACCGGAACAGAATCTCATGGGATTGGCCAATGAGGATAGCTTCGGTGCGGAGTTTCCTAATTTAACGAACCCAGGCCTGGGGGAAACAGAAAACTTTACGGCAATTGTGGCACCGGATTTTACGGCTCTACTGACGGCACAAGCAACCCCACTACCGGGCTTCTTGAGATTACAACTTACCTTTGCGCCGCAGCTAGTGCGGGAATTTCTCCAGAGCTTACCCCGTCAACTCCAATGGCCAGAGTATCAATCTGGGGCATCTACCCCTGTATTGCAAGTCACTCAAACCATTTTGGCTGAACTTTTAAACCTCTGCGCGGCTGATCTATCGCCACAAACGTCAATTTGTCAGCCCCAAGTTAATCTGGCGGTTCAACAACGGATGCAGCGGGAACGCCTGATTCATCAAATCACGACCCAAATTCGCCAAAGCTTAGATCTACCCGCCACCCTCAACACCGCTGTGAGCCAAATTCGGGAATTTCTCCAAGCTGACCGGGTCTTAATTCTCCAGGCCATGGCCGAAAACCAAGGGGAAGTGACCTATGAAGCCCAAAGGGACGAGGCTTGGAGTTCCCTGTTAGGAGTTGGGGATATTCCTTGGGGCCCGGATCCAGTCAATTGGCAGCAGTTCCGGGATGGGGAGATTTTGGCACTGCCGGATATTACTGTTAATCACCAGCAAAACGGGGTCTGGGTAGAGTTTTGGCAATCTTATCAGGTACAATCTCTTCTCCTGGTTCCGATTGTGGTTCAGGGAAAAGTCTGGGGGGGATTAATGGCCCATGCCTGTCAACAACCACGGGTTTGGTATCCCCAAGAGCAGGAATTTTTGAGTCATGTTTGCAATCACATCAGCATCGCCATTTATCAATCCCAACTCTACAGTCAACTCCAACAACAGAAAATCAGCCTAGAAGATCGCGTTGCCGAGCGCACCCAGGCCCTGCGTCAATCCCTTCTAGCTGCCGAGGCGGCCCACCGAGTTAAGAGTGATTTTCTGGCCACCATCAGTCATGAACTCCGCAGTCCCCTCACCTGTGTGATTGGGATGTCGGCGACTCTTTTGCGCTGGCCCCTCGGCCCCTTGACGGAAAAACAACGGCAATACCTAGAGACTATCCACGCTAGCGGTACTCACCTACTGGAGTTAATTAACCGGATTTTAGAACTTTCCCAGGTGGAGGTAGGGCAGGCCGCCTTGCGGATTCAATCGTTTTCTTTGGGGCAACTGGCTCGACAGGTGCGGCAACGGGTGCGGGCCTTGGCCATGGCAGCCCAACTGAATTTAAAACTAGAACTGGATATTCCCGCCCATCTAGATACCTTTACGGCTGACCCGCACCGACTCCAACAGGTCTTAATTCATCTGCTGACCAACGCGATTAAATTTACCCCAGCCCAAGGAAGCGTGACTCTGCGGGTGGAGTGTGATGGCCAGGAGGCGCGCTTTGCGGTGTCTGATACCGGGATTGGGATTCCAAGTCATTTACAGCCCTTGCTGTTTCAGCTTTTTCAGCAGTTAGATACACCCTATCGGCGGCGACATGAGGGGATGGGCCTGGGGTTAGCCTTTGTTCAACAAATTGTCGATCTCCACCAAGGAACGATTACGGTGCAATCCCGAGAAGATCATGGGTCAACGTTTTTTGTCTCAATCCCGCTCCAGGCCTGGGAATCTTCCCTCACCGCGTTACCGATTCCGGCTTCAGAAGGTCGAATTATCTTAATTGAGGAACAGGAAGATACGGCGACCCTGATTTGTGAACTTTTGACGGCAGCGGGATATCAAGTCATTTGGGTCACAGATCCGGTCATCGAACAGCTATCCCACTTCCAACCCTGGCTGATTATTGTCTCCCAACGCTTAGATCGATTTAATTTAAATCGATTAGTCGAACATCTGCAGGCAGCCCCCAGCCCCCAACCCACAAAGGTCATTCTGCTGTGCCCCCCAGGTGCGTCCCTCACTCTACCGGAGACTGGATCTGAACCAGAACCGTCCTATCTGAGAGCCGATGCTTGCCTCCACTATCCCCTTGACCCGGAAGAATTATTAACCCAAGTTACAGCTTTAATTCAACCGGAGAGAAAATCTTTGTTCACGGCTGCTTCAGTCCCTTAG
- the rpmB gene encoding 50S ribosomal protein L28, which yields MSRVCQLTGKKANNAYAVSHSHRRTKKLQEVNLQWKRIWWPEGNRWVRLRLSTKAIKTLQFKGLSAFAKEAGLNLHKL from the coding sequence ATGAGCCGTGTCTGTCAACTAACCGGAAAAAAAGCTAACAACGCCTACGCTGTCTCCCACTCCCATCGCCGGACGAAGAAGCTGCAAGAGGTCAATCTGCAATGGAAACGGATTTGGTGGCCGGAAGGAAATCGGTGGGTACGGCTGCGGCTATCAACTAAAGCCATTAAAACCCTCCAATTTAAGGGTCTGAGTGCCTTTGCGAAGGAAGCTGGCCTGAATTTACATAAGCTTTAG
- a CDS encoding ABC transporter substrate-binding protein, producing MAFLLGVWETVAYADPVPPLKPMTCQSAKFPAPTPEARRELAPSGTLRVVINTGNYVLATEDENFRPYGISVDIAHLLAWQLGVPADFVVVQAAAISFERVSTNQSDIGFFGVDPWRAKSVDYTDSYVHIEGSYIVRVDLPIQNLSDVDRSDIEIVVGKNSVYNLFLNRTIKQARIIQAPTSPEVTSYMLANNHPVGAGIRNQLEADMKRYGGLRILPQPFMTIQQAMATGKNRPNGIAYLQAFVRELKTSGCVQELITQYAVTDATIPAAQ from the coding sequence ATGGCTTTCCTCCTTGGCGTTTGGGAAACTGTTGCCTACGCTGATCCTGTTCCTCCCCTGAAACCCATGACGTGCCAATCAGCGAAATTTCCCGCACCCACCCCAGAAGCAAGGCGCGAATTAGCTCCAAGTGGAACATTGAGGGTGGTGATTAATACGGGAAATTATGTCTTGGCTACGGAAGATGAGAACTTTAGACCCTATGGTATTTCTGTCGATATTGCCCATTTACTGGCCTGGCAATTGGGCGTCCCGGCAGATTTTGTTGTTGTTCAAGCTGCGGCAATTTCTTTTGAACGGGTTAGTACCAATCAGTCAGATATTGGCTTCTTTGGGGTTGATCCTTGGCGGGCTAAAAGTGTGGACTACACAGACTCCTATGTTCACATTGAAGGGTCTTATATTGTCAGGGTGGATTTGCCAATTCAAAACCTGAGTGATGTGGATCGTTCTGATATTGAAATTGTGGTGGGAAAAAACAGCGTCTATAATCTTTTCCTCAATCGCACTATCAAACAGGCCCGGATTATTCAAGCACCAACCTCTCCAGAGGTGACGAGCTATATGTTGGCTAATAATCATCCAGTTGGGGCTGGGATTCGTAATCAACTGGAGGCAGATATGAAGCGGTATGGCGGTTTACGCATTCTGCCACAGCCGTTTATGACGATTCAACAGGCCATGGCGACTGGAAAAAATCGTCCAAATGGAATTGCCTATCTGCAGGCCTTTGTGAGGGAACTAAAAACCAGTGGTTGTGTGCAAGAATTAATCACGCAGTACGCTGTTACCGATGCTACTATCCCGGCCGCTCAGTAA
- a CDS encoding streptogramin lyase, with translation MIRAFSVSSLLLSLILALPVSGGSVLAAPVPATTYKTTAIPAPDAIGNDASRYKVTIYPTVPGMGTRDVAPDPDGSVWFNGQWSGVIGHLIPATGEVKLYPLGRGSHPHGVIMGPDGYLWICDEVNAIVRFDRKTHEVKRYNLPPFPHTMGYGNLNTPVFDGKGILWFTAQNGYYGRLDPRTGDIKIFPAPLGYGPYGMTATPKGDVWYTSLAGNYIARINTTTFLPEVFTIPERIANGSRRIWSDSQGNIWITTWGTGALMRFNPVSKLWDSYKLPGLGPRGYSTYVDNQDKVWSSDFGTNSIHQFDPVTNSFTIFPGNKQNVQTLQMNGVGDRIWAGQQGVDQIVLFERIK, from the coding sequence ATGATCCGAGCTTTTTCAGTTTCATCCCTCCTCCTCTCCCTGATCCTTGCCTTGCCTGTGAGCGGTGGTAGTGTCTTAGCGGCCCCGGTTCCAGCCACCACATACAAGACAACGGCTATTCCTGCCCCCGATGCCATTGGCAATGATGCAAGCCGTTACAAAGTGACCATTTATCCAACTGTGCCCGGTATGGGAACTCGTGATGTTGCCCCCGATCCCGATGGTTCTGTTTGGTTTAATGGGCAGTGGTCAGGGGTGATTGGGCATCTTATTCCGGCCACTGGGGAGGTGAAGTTGTATCCCCTTGGTCGTGGCTCCCATCCCCACGGGGTCATTATGGGCCCAGATGGCTATCTCTGGATTTGTGATGAAGTCAATGCCATTGTCCGTTTTGACCGGAAAACCCATGAAGTGAAGCGGTATAACCTGCCGCCATTTCCCCACACGATGGGTTACGGCAACCTGAATACGCCCGTGTTTGATGGTAAGGGAATTCTCTGGTTTACAGCCCAAAATGGCTATTATGGTCGCTTAGATCCACGCACAGGTGACATTAAAATCTTTCCGGCTCCCTTGGGCTATGGTCCCTACGGGATGACAGCAACACCGAAAGGGGATGTTTGGTACACCAGTTTGGCAGGGAATTACATTGCCCGGATTAACACAACAACCTTTCTCCCAGAGGTGTTTACCATTCCTGAGCGGATTGCCAATGGTTCGCGGCGAATTTGGTCAGATTCCCAAGGCAATATCTGGATTACGACCTGGGGGACTGGGGCCTTGATGCGATTTAACCCAGTCTCGAAACTTTGGGACTCCTATAAACTACCAGGCCTGGGGCCGCGGGGCTATTCCACCTATGTTGATAACCAAGATAAGGTTTGGAGTTCTGATTTTGGGACGAATTCAATTCACCAGTTTGATCCGGTCACAAATTCATTTACTATTTTTCCGGGGAACAAGCAGAATGTCCAAACGCTCCAGATGAATGGAGTTGGAGATCGGATTTGGGCCGGACAGCAAGGGGTTGATCAGATTGTTTTATTTGAGCGTATAAAATAG
- a CDS encoding Glu/Leu/Phe/Val dehydrogenase, producing MSGSQLSDAQIQLQRAMAHVDLPADTLERLKYPKAAIRVAIPVRMDDGSLQIFQGYRVRYEDTRGPGKGGVRYHPHVTADEVESLAFWMTFKCAVMDLPFGGAKGGITVNPKALSVMELERLSRGYIDGIADFIGPDMDILAPDVYTNAMIMGWMMDQYSLINRRISRGVVTGKPIAMGGSLGRNSATAKGAYTVINNVLPRYGYQPQNTTVAIQGFGNAGGILAELLFKSGYRVVAVSDSQGGIYAPEGLDIPSVKQYKETTRGLEAVYCAGSVCQRVDYQRITNEELLQLPVNVLVPAALEKQITQDNAAQVQAKVIFEVANGPITAAADEILEQKGIPVFPDILVNAGGVTVSYFEWVQNRSGWYWSAAEVDQKLQERMLRETNEIWHIAQAKTIPFRTAAYVHALGRISDAIKARGTRDDYQGQH from the coding sequence ATGAGTGGTTCCCAACTATCCGATGCCCAAATTCAACTGCAACGGGCCATGGCCCATGTGGACTTACCCGCCGATACCCTAGAACGGTTGAAATACCCCAAAGCCGCGATTCGAGTCGCCATTCCCGTGCGGATGGATGATGGCTCATTGCAAATTTTTCAGGGCTATCGGGTGCGCTATGAGGACACGCGGGGGCCGGGCAAAGGCGGGGTACGCTACCATCCCCATGTCACTGCCGATGAAGTGGAATCCCTAGCCTTTTGGATGACCTTTAAGTGTGCCGTGATGGATTTACCTTTTGGCGGGGCAAAGGGGGGGATCACGGTTAATCCGAAAGCCCTGTCGGTCATGGAATTGGAACGCCTTAGCCGCGGCTATATTGACGGAATTGCCGACTTTATTGGCCCGGACATGGATATTTTGGCCCCGGATGTCTATACCAATGCCATGATTATGGGCTGGATGATGGATCAGTATAGCCTAATTAACCGCCGGATCAGTCGGGGTGTGGTCACGGGTAAGCCAATTGCAATGGGGGGGAGTTTAGGCCGCAATTCTGCCACTGCTAAGGGAGCCTATACCGTCATCAATAATGTGTTGCCCCGCTATGGCTATCAACCCCAAAACACGACTGTGGCGATTCAAGGTTTTGGTAATGCGGGTGGAATTTTAGCGGAACTGCTTTTTAAGTCTGGCTATCGGGTTGTGGCGGTGAGTGATTCCCAAGGTGGTATTTATGCCCCAGAGGGATTAGATATTCCCAGTGTTAAGCAATATAAGGAAACGACGCGGGGCCTGGAGGCGGTCTATTGTGCCGGTAGCGTCTGCCAGCGCGTGGACTATCAACGAATTACCAATGAAGAACTCCTGCAACTGCCCGTGAATGTTTTGGTTCCCGCCGCCCTGGAAAAACAAATTACCCAGGATAATGCCGCCCAAGTCCAGGCCAAGGTGATTTTTGAGGTCGCGAATGGGCCGATCACTGCCGCTGCCGATGAAATTTTAGAACAAAAGGGAATTCCCGTTTTTCCTGATATTTTAGTCAATGCCGGGGGCGTAACCGTCAGTTATTTTGAGTGGGTGCAAAATCGCAGTGGCTGGTATTGGAGTGCAGCAGAAGTGGATCAAAAACTTCAAGAGCGGATGTTACGGGAAACTAATGAAATTTGGCACATTGCCCAGGCTAAAACCATCCCCTTCAGAACGGCGGCCTATGTTCATGCCCTGGGTCGAATTAGTGATGCCATTAAAGCCAGGGGAACTCGGGATGATTATCAGGGCCAACACTAA
- the queC gene encoding 7-cyano-7-deazaguanine synthase QueC — MKAVVLLSGGLDSATVLYQAQADGLDCHALSFDYGQRHRTELNSAQAIAQAAGVVAHQVVTFNLRAWGGSALTDDQIAVPEERDIEAMGQGIPVTYVPARNTIFLSFALSYAEALEAQRVYIGVNALDYSGYPDCCPDYVAAMQTVFDLGTKTGREGKQITITAPLINLHKTEIIQLGNRLGVPWLKTWSCYSDGGRGEVPMACGVCDACRLRLAAFAELGLVDPIPYRCF, encoded by the coding sequence ATGAAGGCCGTTGTTTTGCTCTCTGGTGGTTTAGATTCCGCCACGGTGTTATACCAGGCCCAGGCCGATGGTCTAGATTGTCATGCCCTGTCCTTTGATTATGGTCAGCGACATCGGACGGAACTCAACTCTGCCCAGGCCATTGCCCAAGCTGCGGGTGTGGTTGCCCATCAAGTTGTCACCTTCAATCTCCGGGCCTGGGGTGGGTCTGCGTTAACGGATGATCAGATTGCTGTACCGGAAGAACGGGATATTGAGGCCATGGGCCAGGGGATTCCCGTCACCTATGTCCCAGCCCGCAATACAATTTTCCTCAGTTTTGCCCTGAGTTATGCCGAAGCCCTGGAGGCCCAGCGGGTCTATATCGGAGTGAATGCCTTAGATTATTCTGGCTATCCCGACTGTTGCCCAGACTATGTGGCTGCGATGCAAACGGTCTTCGATCTAGGCACAAAAACGGGTCGGGAAGGAAAACAGATTACGATTACGGCTCCTTTAATCAATCTCCATAAAACCGAAATTATTCAACTGGGAAATCGGTTAGGTGTACCGTGGCTTAAAACCTGGTCTTGCTATAGCGATGGTGGTAGGGGTGAAGTTCCCATGGCCTGTGGGGTTTGTGATGCCTGTCGGTTAAGGTTAGCAGCGTTTGCCGAGTTGGGCCTGGTGGATCCAATTCCCTATCGTTGTTTTTAA
- the secG gene encoding preprotein translocase subunit SecG yields MLEKILMGVWAFSALGLVILVLLHSPKGDGLAAIGGQAQLFTSTKSAETTLNRITWTLTVLFMGLTVVLSAGWLGASS; encoded by the coding sequence ATGTTGGAAAAAATCTTGATGGGTGTTTGGGCCTTTTCTGCCTTGGGTTTAGTTATTTTAGTGTTGCTTCACAGCCCCAAGGGGGATGGTCTAGCGGCGATTGGCGGTCAGGCCCAGTTATTTACCAGTACCAAAAGTGCGGAAACGACCTTAAACCGAATTACCTGGACGTTAACCGTACTGTTTATGGGCTTAACAGTGGTCTTAAGCGCAGGTTGGTTAGGGGCAAGTTCCTAA